Proteins encoded by one window of Alphaproteobacteria bacterium:
- a CDS encoding nuclear transport factor 2 family protein, translating into MSNESTNKEILKTAYTKWHDTRGGSVDHWLSIMADKIDFRSLADGEGGLNFTKSVESRADMEGYFAGLSD; encoded by the coding sequence GTGAGCAATGAAAGCACCAACAAAGAGATCTTGAAGACCGCCTACACCAAGTGGCACGACACCAGGGGCGGCAGCGTCGATCATTGGCTATCCATCATGGCCGATAAGATCGATTTCAGATCCTTGGCCGACGGAGAAGGCGGTTTGAATTTCACCAAGTCGGTCGAGTCGCGGGCGGACATGGAGGGCTATTTTGCCGGCCTCAGCGAC